In a genomic window of Ricinus communis isolate WT05 ecotype wild-type unplaced genomic scaffold, ASM1957865v1 Ctg66, whole genome shotgun sequence:
- the LOC125369037 gene encoding LOW QUALITY PROTEIN: rubredoxin-like (The sequence of the model RefSeq protein was modified relative to this genomic sequence to represent the inferred CDS: inserted 1 base in 1 codon) has protein sequence MMACATTRPTFSFHLSQLLPPKPRIYSSKSSFLSVXKPQKTHFILHSIDVSKEDKPPTSNQPSNSNPPPPPLESLTEAETETEFDQRRLEEFAVLNTGIYECRSCGYKYDEGVGDPTYPIPPGFQFDKLPDDWRCPTCGAAKSFFESKSVEIAGFAQNQQFGLGGNSLTSGQKTILIYGTLFFFFVLFLSGYFLQ, from the exons CCTCCCAAACCCAGAATTTATTCTTCCAAATCATCATTTCTTTCTG CAAAACCCCAGAAGACCCACTTCATTCTTCACTCAATCGATGTCTCTAAAGAAGACAAACCACCCACTTCAAACCAACCTAGTAATAGCAATCCTCCTCCACCACCACTAGAATCACTGACTGAAGCAGAAACTGAAACAGAATTTGATCAAAGGAGGTTAGAAGAGTTTGCAGTGTTAAACACTGGAATTTATGAGTGTAGGTCTTGTGGGTACAAATATGATGAGGGTGTTGGTGACCCAACATATCCAATTCCACCAGGGTTTCAGTTTGATAAGTTGCCTGATGATTGGAGGTGTCCTACTTGTGGAGCTGCAAAGAGTTTCTTTGAGAGTAAAAGTGTAGAGATTGCTGGATTTGCACAGAATCAGCAATTTGGGTTAGGAGGCAACTCACTCACTTCTGGGCAAAAGACTATTTTGATATATGGGAccttgttcttcttctttgttttgttCTTATCAGGGTATTTTCTGCAATAG